A window of the Halichoerus grypus chromosome 2, mHalGry1.hap1.1, whole genome shotgun sequence genome harbors these coding sequences:
- the PHOSPHO1 gene encoding phosphoethanolamine/phosphocholine phosphatase isoform X1: protein MSGCFPVAGLRCLSRVCRGLAREAPTSPSPTASAARCLRTLAETPPADVFLPGNWSWMSQRLWPWPANQPLPGRPAPRPLSLAPSSSSSSSLPCSQDGGMAAQGAPRFLLTFDFDETIVDENSDDSIVRAAPGQRLPESLRATYREGFYNEYMQRVFQYLGEQGVRPRDLRAIYEAIPLSPGMSDLLQFVAKQGSCFEVILISDANTFGVESALRAAGHHGLFRRILSNPSGPDARGLLALRPFHTHSCARCPANMCKHKVLSDYLRERAHDGVHFERLFYVGDGANDFCPMGLLAGGDVAFPRRGYPMHRLIQEAQKAEPSSFRASVVPWETATDVRLHLQQVLKTC from the exons ATGAGCGGGTGTTTTCCAGTTGCTGGCCTCCGATGCCTGTCTAGG GTATGTCGTGGCCTGGCTCGGGAAGCTCCTACCTCCCCAAGCCCCACTGCTTCTGCTGCCCGCTGCCTTCGGACTCTGGCAGAAACCCCACCCGCTGACGTGTTCCTCCCAGGGAATTG GTCTTGGATGTCCCAGCGCCTCTGGCCGTGGCCCGCTAACCAGCCTCTCCCGGGCCGGCCCGCGCCGCGCCCCCTCTCGcttgctccctcctcctcctcctcctcctccctcccctgctcccaggaCGGCGGGATGGCCGCGCAGGGCGCGCCGCGCTTCCTCCTGACCTTTGACTTCGACGAGACGATAGTGGACGAAAACAGCGACGACTCGATCGTGCGCGCCGCGCCGGGCCAGCGGCTGCCCGAGAGCCTGCGGGCCACCTACCGCGAGGGCTTCTACAACGAGTACATGCAGCGCGTCTTCCAGTACCTGGGCGAGCAGGGCGTGCGGCCGCGGGACCTGCGCGCCATCTACGAGGCCATCCCCCTGTCGCCCGGCATGAGCGACCTGCTGCAGTTCGTGGCCAAGCAGGGCTCCTGCTTCGAGGTGATCCTCATCTCGGATGCCAACACCTTCGGCGTGGAGAGCGCGCTGCGCGCCGCGGGCCACCACGGCCTGTTCCGCCGCATCCTCAGCAACCCGTCGGGGCCCGACGCGCGGGGGCTGCTGGCACTGCGGCCCTTCCACACGCACAGCTGCGCGCGCTGCCCCGCCAACATGTGCAAGCACAAGGTGCTCAGCGACTACCTGCGCGAGCGGGCCCACGACGGCGTGCACTTCGAGCGCCTTTTCTACGTGGGCGACGGCGCCAACGACTTCTGCCCCATGGGGCTGCTGGCGGGCGGCGACGTGGCCTTCCCGCGCCGCGGCTACCCCATGCACCGCCTTATCCAGGAGGCGCAGAAGGCCGAGCCCAGCTCCTTCCGCGCCAGCGTGGTGCCCTGGGAAACGGCCACCGACGTGCGCCTCCATCTGCAACAGGTGCTGAAGACGTGCTGA
- the PHOSPHO1 gene encoding phosphoethanolamine/phosphocholine phosphatase isoform X3, translating to MSGCFPVAGLRCLSRDGGMAAQGAPRFLLTFDFDETIVDENSDDSIVRAAPGQRLPESLRATYREGFYNEYMQRVFQYLGEQGVRPRDLRAIYEAIPLSPGMSDLLQFVAKQGSCFEVILISDANTFGVESALRAAGHHGLFRRILSNPSGPDARGLLALRPFHTHSCARCPANMCKHKVLSDYLRERAHDGVHFERLFYVGDGANDFCPMGLLAGGDVAFPRRGYPMHRLIQEAQKAEPSSFRASVVPWETATDVRLHLQQVLKTC from the exons ATGAGCGGGTGTTTTCCAGTTGCTGGCCTCCGATGCCTGTCTAGG gaCGGCGGGATGGCCGCGCAGGGCGCGCCGCGCTTCCTCCTGACCTTTGACTTCGACGAGACGATAGTGGACGAAAACAGCGACGACTCGATCGTGCGCGCCGCGCCGGGCCAGCGGCTGCCCGAGAGCCTGCGGGCCACCTACCGCGAGGGCTTCTACAACGAGTACATGCAGCGCGTCTTCCAGTACCTGGGCGAGCAGGGCGTGCGGCCGCGGGACCTGCGCGCCATCTACGAGGCCATCCCCCTGTCGCCCGGCATGAGCGACCTGCTGCAGTTCGTGGCCAAGCAGGGCTCCTGCTTCGAGGTGATCCTCATCTCGGATGCCAACACCTTCGGCGTGGAGAGCGCGCTGCGCGCCGCGGGCCACCACGGCCTGTTCCGCCGCATCCTCAGCAACCCGTCGGGGCCCGACGCGCGGGGGCTGCTGGCACTGCGGCCCTTCCACACGCACAGCTGCGCGCGCTGCCCCGCCAACATGTGCAAGCACAAGGTGCTCAGCGACTACCTGCGCGAGCGGGCCCACGACGGCGTGCACTTCGAGCGCCTTTTCTACGTGGGCGACGGCGCCAACGACTTCTGCCCCATGGGGCTGCTGGCGGGCGGCGACGTGGCCTTCCCGCGCCGCGGCTACCCCATGCACCGCCTTATCCAGGAGGCGCAGAAGGCCGAGCCCAGCTCCTTCCGCGCCAGCGTGGTGCCCTGGGAAACGGCCACCGACGTGCGCCTCCATCTGCAACAGGTGCTGAAGACGTGCTGA
- the PHOSPHO1 gene encoding phosphoethanolamine/phosphocholine phosphatase isoform X2: MSQRLWPWPANQPLPGRPAPRPLSLAPSSSSSSSLPCSQDGGMAAQGAPRFLLTFDFDETIVDENSDDSIVRAAPGQRLPESLRATYREGFYNEYMQRVFQYLGEQGVRPRDLRAIYEAIPLSPGMSDLLQFVAKQGSCFEVILISDANTFGVESALRAAGHHGLFRRILSNPSGPDARGLLALRPFHTHSCARCPANMCKHKVLSDYLRERAHDGVHFERLFYVGDGANDFCPMGLLAGGDVAFPRRGYPMHRLIQEAQKAEPSSFRASVVPWETATDVRLHLQQVLKTC; this comes from the coding sequence ATGTCCCAGCGCCTCTGGCCGTGGCCCGCTAACCAGCCTCTCCCGGGCCGGCCCGCGCCGCGCCCCCTCTCGcttgctccctcctcctcctcctcctcctccctcccctgctcccaggaCGGCGGGATGGCCGCGCAGGGCGCGCCGCGCTTCCTCCTGACCTTTGACTTCGACGAGACGATAGTGGACGAAAACAGCGACGACTCGATCGTGCGCGCCGCGCCGGGCCAGCGGCTGCCCGAGAGCCTGCGGGCCACCTACCGCGAGGGCTTCTACAACGAGTACATGCAGCGCGTCTTCCAGTACCTGGGCGAGCAGGGCGTGCGGCCGCGGGACCTGCGCGCCATCTACGAGGCCATCCCCCTGTCGCCCGGCATGAGCGACCTGCTGCAGTTCGTGGCCAAGCAGGGCTCCTGCTTCGAGGTGATCCTCATCTCGGATGCCAACACCTTCGGCGTGGAGAGCGCGCTGCGCGCCGCGGGCCACCACGGCCTGTTCCGCCGCATCCTCAGCAACCCGTCGGGGCCCGACGCGCGGGGGCTGCTGGCACTGCGGCCCTTCCACACGCACAGCTGCGCGCGCTGCCCCGCCAACATGTGCAAGCACAAGGTGCTCAGCGACTACCTGCGCGAGCGGGCCCACGACGGCGTGCACTTCGAGCGCCTTTTCTACGTGGGCGACGGCGCCAACGACTTCTGCCCCATGGGGCTGCTGGCGGGCGGCGACGTGGCCTTCCCGCGCCGCGGCTACCCCATGCACCGCCTTATCCAGGAGGCGCAGAAGGCCGAGCCCAGCTCCTTCCGCGCCAGCGTGGTGCCCTGGGAAACGGCCACCGACGTGCGCCTCCATCTGCAACAGGTGCTGAAGACGTGCTGA